The following proteins are co-located in the Cutaneotrichosporon cavernicola HIS019 DNA, chromosome: 3 genome:
- the RHO1 gene encoding uncharacterized protein (Belongs to the small GTPase superfamily. Rho family): MSGEIRRKLVIVGDGACGKTCLLIVFSKGMFPEVYVPTVFENYVADVEVDGKKVELALWDTAGQEDYDRLRPLSYPDSHVILICFAIDSPDSLDNWISEVLHFCNGLPIILVACKKDLRDDQKTISDLARMNQRPVSRQEGLAVAQKIGAQGYVECSAKSGDGVREVFQTATRAALTSKKSKTKSGSKPKCVVL; encoded by the exons ATGTCCGGCGAGATCAGGCGGAAGCTCGTTATCGTCG GTGACGGTGCTTGCGGCAAGACGTGTCT TCTGATCGTCTTCTCCAAGGGCATGTTCCCTGAG GTCTATGTTCCCACCGTCTTCGAGAACTAcgttgccgacgtcgaggttgacggcAAGAAGGTTGAGCTGGCCCTTTGGGATACCGCTGGCCAGGAGGACTACGA CCGTCTCCGTCCCCTCTCGTACCCCGACTCTCACGTCATCCTGATCTGCTTCGCGATTGACTCGCCCGACTCGCTGGACAAC TGGATCTCGGAGGTGCTTCATTTCTGCAACGGCCtccccatcatcctcgtTGCTTGCAAGAAGGACCTTCGCGACGACCAGAAGACCATCAGCGACCTTGCCCGCATGAACCAGCGCCCCGTCTCGCGCCAGGAGGGTCTTGCTGTTGCCCAGAAGATCGGTGCCCAGGGCTACGTCGAGTGCTCGGCCAAGTCTGGCGACGGTGTCCGTGAGGTCTTCCAGACCGCTACCCGCGCTGCTCTGACT TCCAAGAAGTCCAAGACGAAGAGCGGCAGCAAACCCAAGTGCGTCGTGCTCTAG
- the vps901 gene encoding uncharacterized protein (Domain present in VPS9): MPSSPSAATNASSSESAPLPPPKDAPSPPPKSPKSPRSNPPSPAPAPAPVSEAPLDTPAPHRTSTPLAPAKPPAPEPVLAPTPGPTPGPSLSLDQANVNANSLRVRPDLAEFDPYDTPAPQVRPKPPAGPGAEVRRKSPAGDENAVRRSSDQPDREPRRSPKPRHSADRRERRSEDPRRRSPRPEEPAFNFSGFLKDLRTKSADPVARYLKSFLNNFAKKPFTVNEQIKLIRDFLAFIEGKMRAVEPWKLQSEAEFDNALEAMEKLVMNRLYPYTFTPQLHEGHQITTDDLERDAVFAQRVRLFGWVEEKHLDVPEGEAAQGFLGFAEQELLKINHYKAPRDKMICILNCCKVIFGLIRHAMGNEAGADAFVPILIYVVLRASPDCMLSNVEYIQRFRNPEKLQGEAGYYLSSLQGAIAFIETMDASSLSNITQQEFESNVEKAIRELPESPSSPRARASLPTSDMSPFATSPGEEQAQQLALPASAAALDGTRRFFQRTGDAAKEAVSRPLSAITKILENMQQQGYDSESGDDEDGEHVTMQWTPGGSRDREADSRASAQHASTGLPMNTPSRQPQPQPPSRLLAQLGISPAQSEGVSRQPTPQPFPQPVFQGQYPGQQQMQQGYYHNPQPPGYAEDPYHDNMQSTLDASNAQFARDQARGANVLTLHQMFPALDEEIVEAVLYSCGEDLGVAIDRLLEM; this comes from the exons atgccttcctcgccatccgCAGCAACCAACGCATCTTCCTCTGAAAGCGCACCCCTGCCACCGCCGAAAGACGCtccgtcgccaccaccaaagTCGCCCAAGTCGCCCAGATCCAACCCCCCATCTCCCGCTCCGGCTCCGGCTCCAGTTTCCGAAGCACCCCTTGACACGCCCGCACCGCATCGTACTTCCACCCCACTCGCACCCGCCAAGCCGCCGGCACCCGAGCCCGTGCTCGCGCCCACACCTGGCCCAACCCCAGGCCCAAGCTTGTCCTTGGACCAAGCTAACGTGAATGCGAATTCGCTGCGCGTGCGtcccgacctcgccgagttTGATCCGTACGACACTCCGGCGCCGCAGGTCCGGCCCAAGCCACCAGCGGGGCCAGGTGCCGAGGTCCGCCGCAAATCTCCAGCCGGAGACGAGAATGCGGTGCGGAGGAGTTCTGATCAGCCTGACCGCGAGCCGCGGCGCAGTCCTAAACCGCGACATAGCGCGGACaggcgcgagcgccgcagCGAGGACCCCCGGCGACGAAGCCCTCGTCCTGAGGAACCAGCGTTCAACTTCTCCGGCTTTCTCAAGGACCTAAGGACCAAGTCTGCCGATCCTGTTGCACGATACTTGAAGAG CTTCCTCAACAACTTTGCCAAGAAGCCGTTTACGGTCAACGAGCAGATCAAGCTTATCCGCGATTTTTTGGCCTTTATCGAGGGTAAGATGCGGGCCGTCGAGCCATGGAAGTTGCAGAGCGAGGCAGAGTTTGACaatgcgctcgaggcgaTGGAAAAGCTCGTCATGAACCGACTCTACCCCTA CACATTCACACCACAGTTGCACGAGGGCCACCAAATAACCAcggacgacctcgagcgcgatgcCGTGTTCGCGCAACGCGTGCGCCTCTTCGgctgggtggaggagaaACACCTCGACGTgcccgagggcgaggctgCGCAGGGCTTCCTCGGCTTTGCTGAGCAGG aacTGCTAAAGATCAACCATTACAAGGCACCACGAGACAAGATGATCTGCATACTCAACTGCTGCAAGGTCATCTTTGGCCTGATCCGGCACGCGATGGGCAACGAGGCGGGTGCGGACGCGTTTGTGCCCATCCTCATCTATGTGGTGCTGCGGGCGAGTCCGGACTGCATGCTGTCCAACGTCGA ATACATCCAGCGCTTCCGGAACCCGGAGAAGCTGCAGGGCGAGGCTGGGTATTACTTGTCCAGCCTACAGGGTGCGATTGCCTTCATCGAGACAATGGATGCATCGAGCCTGTCCAACATCACGCAGCAGGAGTTTGAGAGCAACGTCGAAAAGGCGATCCGGGAGCTGCCTGAGTCGCCGTCTTCGCCGCGTGCGCGTGCGTCGCTTCCAACGAGCGACATGTCCCCTTTCGCGACGTCGCCTGGCGAGGAACAGGCGCAGCAACTTGCACTGCCGGCTTCAGCTGCCGCGCTGGATGGCACGAGGCGCTTCTTCCAGCGCAcgggcgacgcggccaaggaggctgTATCGCGCCCACTGAGCGCCATCACCAAGATCCTAGAGAATatgcagcagcagggcTACGACAGCGAGAgcggagacgacgaggacggcgagcacGTCACAATGCAGTGGACGCCGGGCGGctcgcgcgaccgcgaggccgacagCCGGGCGAGCGCACAGCACGCATCGACAGGCTTGCCGATGAACACGCCATCAAgacagccacagccacagccgcCGAGCCGCCTCCTTGCACAGCTGGGCATCTCGCCAGCGCAGTCGGAAGG CGTATCCCGCCAACCTACGCCGCAGCCGTTCCCACAGCCTGTGTTCCAGGGCCAGTACCCGGGCCAGCAGCAGATGCAGCAGGGATATTACCACAACCCGCAACCGCCGGGGTACGCCGAGGACCCCTACCACGACAACATGCAGTCTACGCTCGATGCCAGCAACGCCCAGTTTGCGCGTGACCAGGCACGCGGAGCCAACGTGCTCACGCTGCACCAGATGTTCccggcgctcgacgaggagattgtcgaggccgtcctGTACTCTTGTGGTGAGGACCTCGGAGTCGCAATAGACAG gctGCTTGAGATGTAG
- a CDS encoding uncharacterized protein (Nucleotidyl transferase) has product MATPNTVTKGVILVGGPSKGTRMRPLTLDCPKPLLPIGGKPMVWHPLNALAQVPGLTDIIMIGFYEDSVMAPFVRESQREFPNIRIAYMREYRSLGTAGGLYHFRDLILRTPVPQHIFICNIDICSSFPFTELLAMHSAHRGVGTILGVNVPKDTATKYGCIVSDPETKQMLHYVEKPESWISNTVNGGVYLFDKSVFDEIKVAMDSKTECAAHNPLIELDETLQLEQDVIAPLAGTGKMYVCETRDFWRQIKTAASAVTASGLYLKQFQKSRPELLAPKTGEVIEPVYIDSTAHIDPTAKIGPNATIGPNVVVGEGARIANAIILDNSVIDKHAVVLNSIVGSNSTLGKWARVDGEPEPVSDVKGQISVSVLASDVHVAPETHIRSCIVLPNKNLPKNAYNQVLL; this is encoded by the exons ATGGCAACCCCAAACACAGTCACAAAGggcgtcatcctcgtcggaGGCCCATCCAAGGGCACGCGCATGCGTCCTCTCACGCTTGATT gcccCAAGCCTCTCCTCCCAATCGGCGGCAAG cccaTGGTCTGGCACCCCCTCAACGCGCTTGCCCAAGTGCCTGGCCTCACGGACATTATCATGATCGGGTTCTACGAGGACAGCGTCATGGCGCCGTTTGTGCGCGAGTCGCAGCGCGAGTTCCCCAACATCCGCATTGCTTACATGCGCGAGTACCGCTCGCTCGGCACGGCGGGAGGGTTGTACCACT tccGCGACCTCATCCTCCGCACCCCCGTCCCCCAGCACATCTTCATCTGCAACATTGACATCTGCTCTTCGTTCCCCTTCACCGAGCTTCTGGCCATGCACTCGGCCCACAGAGGTGTCGGCACGATCCTCGGCGTCAACGTACCCAAGGACACGGCGACCAAGTACGGCTGTATCGTTAGCGACCCCGAGACCAAGCAGATGCTCCACTATGTTGAGAAGCCCGAGAGCTGGATCTCGAACACGGTCAATGGGGGTGTTTATC TCTTTGACAAGAGCGTGTTTGACGAGATCAAGGTCGCGATGGACTCGAAGACGGAATGTGCTGC acaCAACCCcctcatcgagctcgacgagacactccagctcgagcaggaCGTGATCGCCCCCCTCGCCGGCACAGGCAAGATGTACGTGTGCGAGACGCGCGACTTCTGGCGCCAGATCAAGACGGCTGCGTCGGCTGTCACCGCTTCCGGACTGTACCTGAAGCAGTTCCAGAAGAGCCGACCCGAGCTGCTGGCTCCCAAGACGGGCGAGGTCATTGAGCCCGTCTACATTGATTCGACTGCTCATATCGACCCCACGGCCAAGATTGGGCCTAATGCGACTATTGGCCCCAATGTTGtcgtgggcgagggcgcaCGCATTGCCAACGCCATCATTCTCGACAATAGCGTTATCGACAAGCATGCCGTCGTGCTCAACTCCATTGTCGGGAGCAACTCGACACTCGGAAAGTGGGCCCGCGTCGATGGCGAGCCTGAGCCCGTTAGCGACGTCAAGGGCCAGATTAGCGTTAGCGTCCTCGCTTCCGACGTGCATGTCGCCCCCGAGACTCATATCCGCTCCTGCATCGTCCTCCCCAACAAGAACCTCCCCAAGAACGCCTACAACCAGGTGCTTCTGTAA